From one Cyanobacterium stanieri PCC 7202 genomic stretch:
- a CDS encoding hypothetical protein (KEGG: sgo:SGO_1251 hypothetical protein~SPTR: Putative uncharacterized protein) gives MINSNAISLYEPINQLKTVGDNIWIVDAPVVQMSIFAGIYLPFPTRMTIIRLKNDDLWIHSPTLLTDNLKEEIDQLGQVRHLISPNKLHYTHIPYWAKVYPDAISWASWGVEKRAKQNHIPIKFEKKLEDSVPWQQEIKQHHLRGNFLEEVLFFHPLSKTLILTDLIENFELHKVSKWLHIPFKLAGNADPDGKMPLDLRFTFFGHKARLNKALEQMLMWNPESIIIAHGRWYQQNGSAELKRAFRWLKNF, from the coding sequence ATGATCAACTCTAATGCCATAAGTTTGTACGAACCTATCAACCAACTAAAAACTGTTGGCGATAATATTTGGATTGTAGATGCTCCAGTGGTGCAAATGTCCATTTTTGCAGGAATTTATCTGCCTTTTCCCACCCGAATGACTATTATTCGCCTAAAAAACGATGATTTGTGGATACATTCACCCACTTTATTAACCGATAATCTGAAAGAAGAAATTGATCAACTAGGACAAGTTCGACATTTAATCTCCCCAAATAAGCTACACTATACCCATATTCCCTATTGGGCAAAAGTTTATCCTGATGCTATTAGTTGGGCATCTTGGGGAGTAGAAAAACGAGCGAAACAGAATCATATACCCATTAAGTTCGAGAAAAAATTAGAAGATTCTGTTCCTTGGCAACAAGAAATAAAACAACATCATCTGCGAGGAAATTTTTTAGAGGAAGTTCTTTTTTTCCACCCCCTCAGTAAAACCCTTATTCTCACAGATTTAATTGAAAATTTTGAACTCCACAAAGTCTCGAAATGGTTACATATCCCCTTTAAATTGGCAGGAAATGCTGACCCTGATGGAAAAATGCCCTTGGATCTGCGGTTTACCTTTTTTGGTCATAAAGCCCGATTAAATAAGGCTTTAGAACAGATGTTGATGTGGAATCCTGAGAGTATTATTATTGCCCATGGTCGTTGGTATCAACAAAATGGAAGTGCAGAATTGAAAAGGGCATTTCGTTGGCTTAAGAATTTTTGA
- a CDS encoding hypothetical protein (InterPro IPR020336~KEGG: npu:Npun_R0316 hypothetical protein~SPTR: Putative uncharacterized protein) produces MNYKFFLFPFRYENTGLTALHTLCVFLFCGSFLAPFAMAQSLNREISGNMGGSVNSGDCGYIAGNPNHVINLSEQNYSLHLRVEASQGKPTLLILGPNRGDRTCILGDVGAGKLPQMGGVWAPGQYSIYVGESDGNQHPFTLKVINR; encoded by the coding sequence ATGAATTATAAATTTTTTCTCTTTCCTTTTAGATATGAGAATACTGGTTTGACGGCATTACATACTCTATGTGTATTCCTTTTCTGTGGCTCTTTCCTTGCTCCTTTTGCCATGGCACAGAGTCTTAATAGAGAAATTAGTGGCAATATGGGCGGTAGTGTTAATAGTGGTGACTGCGGTTATATTGCTGGTAATCCTAACCATGTTATTAATCTAAGTGAGCAAAATTATTCTCTTCATCTTCGGGTTGAAGCTAGTCAGGGTAAACCCACTTTATTGATTTTAGGCCCAAATAGAGGCGATCGCACCTGTATTTTAGGGGATGTGGGGGCAGGAAAATTACCACAAATGGGTGGGGTATGGGCGCCCGGGCAATATTCTATTTATGTGGGGGAGTCAGACGGAAATCAACATCCTTTTACTCTCAAAGTTATTAATAGATAA
- a CDS encoding regulatory protein TetR (PFAM: Bacterial regulatory proteins, tetR family~InterPro IPR001647~KEGG: amr:AM1_3018 TetR family transcriptional regulator~PFAM: regulatory protein TetR~SPTR: Transcriptional regulator, TetR family, putative) produces MSDQRRKEVSQATWQVIIRDGLDRTSLRAIAQELGCTTGVVTHYFRNKEELILFALQQVTEELEQTMRQQATGKEGLEKIHGMLLAFLPLDDHRQNLVRVWVAFLGYAVGRDSLLAEHKHSAKRLHGIIKQELEELEAENMIKKNLDLESEVNSLLAFVNGMSLDCFIQANPLTPPLQEQYLNRYLKSIFLD; encoded by the coding sequence ATGTCTGATCAACGTCGTAAAGAAGTTAGCCAAGCCACATGGCAAGTCATAATTAGGGATGGTTTAGATAGAACCAGTTTACGGGCAATTGCCCAAGAATTGGGGTGTACCACAGGGGTAGTAACCCACTATTTTCGTAACAAGGAGGAATTAATTTTATTTGCTCTACAACAAGTTACAGAAGAATTAGAACAAACCATGAGGCAACAAGCCACAGGAAAAGAAGGCTTAGAAAAGATACATGGAATGTTATTGGCATTTTTACCCCTTGATGACCATCGCCAAAACTTAGTCCGTGTATGGGTTGCATTTTTAGGTTATGCCGTGGGTAGAGATTCTTTATTGGCTGAACATAAACATAGTGCCAAGCGTCTCCATGGCATAATCAAGCAAGAATTAGAGGAGTTAGAAGCTGAAAACATGATCAAAAAAAATCTTGATCTCGAGAGTGAAGTAAACAGCTTATTAGCTTTTGTCAATGGAATGAGTTTAGACTGTTTCATTCAGGCAAATCCTTTAACTCCTCCACTACAAGAGCAATATTTAAACCGTTACCTTAAAAGTATTTTTCTTGATTAA
- a CDS encoding Fe-S metabolism associated SufE (PFAM: Fe-S metabolism associated domain~COGs: COG2166 SufE protein probably involved in Fe-S center assembly~InterPro IPR003808~KEGG: cyc:PCC7424_3953 Fe-S metabolism associated SufE~PFAM: Fe-S metabolism associated SufE~SPTR: Fe-S metabolism associated SufE) yields MASNSATRPEKLDKIVQKFKRRENPKQKYEQLLWYAKKLEPLPDTAKTAENKVSGCVSQVYIIANTKDGQIFYQGDSDAQLVKGLVAFLIESLNGLTPQEIVTIEPDFIEETGLQASLTPSRANGFLNIFKKMQQLALLSLG; encoded by the coding sequence ATGGCTTCCAATTCCGCAACCAGACCCGAAAAATTAGATAAGATTGTTCAGAAATTTAAGCGTAGAGAAAATCCCAAGCAAAAATACGAGCAGTTGTTATGGTATGCCAAAAAATTAGAACCATTACCAGATACGGCTAAAACTGCGGAAAATAAAGTTTCTGGCTGTGTTTCCCAAGTGTACATTATTGCCAACACAAAAGATGGTCAAATTTTTTATCAGGGGGATTCTGATGCCCAATTGGTTAAAGGATTAGTGGCTTTTCTGATTGAATCTTTGAATGGTTTAACCCCCCAAGAAATTGTTACCATTGAGCCTGATTTCATTGAAGAAACTGGATTACAAGCAAGTTTAACTCCCTCCCGTGCCAATGGTTTTTTGAATATCTTTAAGAAAATGCAACAGTTGGCTCTTCTTTCTCTGGGTTAG
- a CDS encoding hypothetical protein (KEGG: amr:AM1_3017 hypothetical protein~SPTR: Putative uncharacterized protein) yields MNNNNLVTRGGWKKIIDQIAGENATSGELWLQFFPAVLSAIALPYYSLINGIDWHIIQILFAGLLALDLVGGIITNATNTAKQWYHRPSQGFWQHFSFVTLHLVHIALVAWIFRGGDIIFWITVSIYLLMASTIILKTPLTLQRPVAMGCYTIVLLGNCYLFTPTLGLEWFLNLFFLKILISHLIQEKPIQQI; encoded by the coding sequence ATGAATAACAATAATTTAGTAACCCGTGGAGGGTGGAAAAAAATCATTGATCAAATAGCAGGGGAAAATGCTACCAGTGGTGAATTATGGTTGCAATTTTTTCCTGCGGTGCTAAGTGCGATCGCCCTGCCCTATTACAGTTTAATTAATGGTATAGATTGGCATATCATACAAATACTTTTCGCAGGTTTACTCGCCTTAGATTTAGTAGGGGGTATAATCACCAATGCCACCAATACAGCTAAACAATGGTATCACCGTCCCAGTCAGGGGTTTTGGCAACACTTTTCTTTTGTCACCCTGCATCTAGTGCATATAGCCTTGGTAGCGTGGATATTTCGTGGGGGCGATATTATTTTTTGGATTACAGTTTCTATATATCTTTTAATGGCTTCAACAATTATTCTCAAAACTCCCCTCACCCTGCAACGTCCTGTAGCAATGGGTTGTTACACCATAGTGTTACTAGGTAATTGCTATTTATTTACTCCTACCCTTGGACTAGAGTGGTTTTTAAACCTTTTCTTCCTGAAAATTTTAATAAGTCATTTAATTCAAGAAAAACCTATCCAACAAATATAA